A window of the Brassica oleracea var. oleracea cultivar TO1000 chromosome C1, BOL, whole genome shotgun sequence genome harbors these coding sequences:
- the LOC106306644 gene encoding cysteine-rich receptor-like protein kinase 10 has translation MSYTYFFFVFIFSSVLTICAQNHTYVYHDCPNTTTYASNSTYSTNLRTVLTSLSSRNASYSTGFQTAASGQAPNRVTGLFLCRGDLSPEVCRSCVAFSVNDSLSRCPNEREAVLYYDECMLRYSHRTILSTLSRNGEAVFRNDTMIPSNQLERFSNVLMSNLTQAVTDAVTSPRKFGARKAKFTASQTVYLLVQCTPDLTDQDCSTCLQISFNQLPLDKIGGRFILPSCNSRFETYPFYNQTAVKALPPPPVSAPERPGKGGKANVSAVAIVVPVIVVVLLLIAGYCFFAKKKKKAYDTAPSIDGDEISSADSLQLDYRMIQAATNDFSESNNIGRGGFGEVYKGTFPNGTEVAVKRLSKSSGQGDAEFKNEVAVVAKLQHRNLARLLGFCIEGKERILVYEYVPNKSLDYFLFDPAKEGQLDWSHRYKIIGGIARGIIYLHQDSRLTIIHRDLKASNILLDADMNPKVADFGMARIFGMNQTEESTRRIVGTYGYMSPEYAMRGQYSMKSDVYSFGVLVLEIISGKKNSSFFETDGARDLVTYAWRLWRNQTPLDLVAPVMRHNCQMNKVVRCVHIGLLCVQEDPADRPTLSTIVMMLSSNTVTLPVPKQPKFFAQSRPKKDLLDSEQSTKSNSVPWSIDDASITELYPR, from the exons ATGTCTTACACCTATTTCTTTTTTGTTTTCATATTCTCATCAGTCCTCACAATTTGCGCTCAAAACCATACTTATGTATACCATGACTGTCCGAACACTACAACTTATGCAAGCAACAGCACTTACTCCACCAATCTCAGAACCGTTTTGACTTCTCTCTCTTCCCGCAACGCCTCATACTCCACCGGATTCCAAACCGCCGCATCGGGACAAGCCCCCAACAGAGTCACCGGACTTTTCCTCTGCCGTGGAGACCTCTCGCCGGAAGTTTGCCGTAGCTGCGTCGCCTTCTCCGTCAACGACTCACTCAGTCGTTGTCCGAATGAGAGAGAAGCCGTGCTTTATTATGACGAGTGTATGCTCAGATACTCTCACCGGACTATTCTCTCGACCCTTTCAAGAAACGGTGAAGCTGTCTTTAGGAATGACACGATGATTCCATCTAACCAGTTAGAACGGTTCAGTAATGTGCTAATGTCCAACCTGACCCAAGCCGTAACTGACGCGGTGACAAGTCCTAGAAAATTCGGTGCGAGAAAAGCCAAGTTCACAGCATCTCAGACTGTTTACTTACTGGTTCAGTGCACTCCTGATCTGACCGATCAAGATTGCTCGACGTGTCTGCAAATATCCTTCAATCAGTTACCTCTAGACAAGATTGGAGGACGTTTTATTTTGCCGAGTTGTAATTCAAGATTCGAGACTTATCCGTTCTACAACCAAACCGCCGTCAAAGCCCTGCCACCGCCACCGGTTTCAGCTCCTGAACGACCTG GGAAAGGTGGGAAAGCAAACGTGTCAGCGGTAGCCATTGTTGTACCAGTAATAGTGGTTGTTCTGCTTTTGATAGCTGGTTATTGTTTCTTTGCAAAGAAGAAGAAGAAGGCTTATGATACAGCACCTTCAATTGATG GAGATGAAATATCAAGCGCAGACTCGCTTCAACTGGATTATAGGATGATTCAAGCTGCAACAAATGATTTTTCAGAGAGTAACAATATTGGTCGAGGTGGTTTCGGCGAGGTTTACAAG GGTACATTTCCGAATGGGACTGAAGTTGCGGTAAAGAGATTGTCGAAATCTTCTGGACAAGGTGACGCAGAGTTTAAGAACGAGGTTGCAGTTGTTGCAAAGCTTCAGCATAGAAATCTGGCTAGGCTTCTTGGATTTTGTATAGAAGGAAAAGAAAGGATACTGGTCTATGAGTATGTGCCTAACAAAAGTCTTGACTACTTCCTCTTTG ACCCTGCTAAGGAAGGCCAGCTGGACTGGAGTCACCGGTACAAGATCATTGGTGGAATTGCTAGAGGGATTATATATCTTCATCAAGATTCGCGACTCACAATCATACACCGTGACCTCAAAGCGAGTAACATTCTTCTTGATGCGGATATGAATCCGAAAGTTGCTGATTTTGGAATGGCAAGGATCTTTGGAATGAACCAAACCGAGGAGAGTACAAGGAGAATAGTTGGGACTTA CGGTTACATGTCTCCTGAATATGCGATGCGTGGCCAGTACTCAATGAAATCCGATGTCTATAGCTTTGGAGTGTTAGTTCTTGAGATTATAAGCGGCAAGAAAAACAGCAGCTTCTTCGAGACAGACGGAGCACGAGACTTGGTCACATAC GCATGGAGGCTCTGGAGGAACCAGACACCATTAGATCTGGTGGCTCCGGTTATGAGACATAATTGCCAAATGAATAAAGTGGTTCGATGCGTCCATATCGGTCTTTTATGTGTTCAAGAAGATCCTGCGGACCGTCCAACTTTATCAACCATTGTTATGATGCTGAGTAGTAACACTGTGACTTTACCAGTGCCTAAGCAACCAAAATTTTTCGCTCAGAGTAGACCTAAAAAAGACCTGCTTGATTCAGAACAATCTACTAAAAGCAACTCTGTCCCTTGGTCGATTGACGACGCATCAATCACTGAATTATATCCTCGTTGA